One window of the Chryseobacterium camelliae genome contains the following:
- a CDS encoding Arc family DNA-binding protein: protein MKSDSPKNSPGSKDKKSFVIRIDESTYKLLEKWAGDEFRSVNGQIEYLLNQSLLQSGRKKKD, encoded by the coding sequence ATGAAATCTGATTCCCCTAAAAACTCCCCAGGAAGCAAAGACAAAAAATCCTTCGTAATCAGGATTGATGAATCCACCTACAAGCTGCTGGAAAAGTGGGCCGGTGATGAATTCAGGAGTGTCAACGGACAGATTGAATACCTGCTGAATCAGAGCCTGCTCCAGTCTGGAAGGAAAAAGAAAGACTAA